Genomic DNA from Vicia villosa cultivar HV-30 ecotype Madison, WI unplaced genomic scaffold, Vvil1.0 ctg.000089F_1_1, whole genome shotgun sequence:
AAATACCCTTAATCACATATTTTTTCTGGAATGACTCTTAATGGCTGGGCCTTTGGTAATGTTATTCCAAACTTGTCCTCCATGTTCATATCTTCTACTTTCATTCCATCTTCTAATTTCCagttaaaacaattgattaatGAACCCAACATCAAAGGTAACATCTTCGAAGCTAACGGTATACCAGGACAAATTCTCCTTCCAGCGCCAAATGGTAGAAGCTCGAAATTATGACCTTTGGCATCAATTTTAGATGTTAAGAATCTCTCTGGTAAAAACATATTTGCATCTTCCCAagaacttgaatttctaccaatagCCCACACATTAACCCAAATTTGTGCATCTTTTGGGATTGTGTAGCCATCAATTTTCACATTTTGATTGGCTTTTCGAGGAATTAAAAATGGAACTGAAGGGTGTAATCGAAATGTCTCTTTTATTATTGCTTGTAAATAAGGAAGGTTACCAATATCTGATTCTTCAACTGGTTTTCCTTTGCCAATGATTTGTTCCAACTCTTGTTTTGCTTTTGCCATAATCTTTTCATTTTTGAGCAATTCCGTCATTGCCCATTCTAGATTAGATGAAATTGTATCCGTACCCGCAACAAATAAAGTCTGAAAAAAGTCACAACAATTCAATCATTATATCTTAAACGGCATAAAAAATTCAGCTAGAAATTAAGGGACATGCAAGTACCAGAGATACATGTGGGATTTTGGCAATGCTCATTTCTTGGCTGTTGTCTTGAGCAATGTTAAGCAAGTTACTTAGCATGTCATTGTTTGTGTCAAAACCTTGTACTTCCCTCACCTTCAATCTTTCATTAACTAAACGTTGGAAGATATCAAGGATCTTCCCAGCATAAACCGCGTTACGACGTTTAATTCCCTGTAGATCAAAGTCAAACATATTTAATGCAGGAAAAAGATCAGCAATGTTTGGTTTTCCACTTTCTTCCAATATATTCACAACTAGCTCCTTGAAATCTCCAGCTGAATCGGTAGATTGAACCAAATCTAAAGAGAAAATAGTGTTTGACAACAAGTTGATTGCGGTCTTAAAAGCCATATTTCCAATATTAACAGCTTCATTAACAAGACTACTTTGATTAATGTCATTGAGAAATTCTTTCAGTTTCTCAAACCTAATTCCCTTGCTCGCATCAAGTGTCTTGTTAGAGAATAATTCATTATTGAATATTTTTCTTAAATCTCTCCAGAGAGGTGCAATTGGTAAAAATGCCATGTTGTATTTGTGGTGGTCATAAACTGTTATAGCATTGAGAATGATTCTGTTGGATAAGGCATGATCATGTGTTTGGAGTATTTGCTTGGCCATGTAGGGTGAAGAGGCAACTATGGTTGTCACCTGGCCTAACTTTAGACTCATGAGTGGACCATGAATTTGAGCTAATTTGGCTAAGGATTTCTGTGGCTTTTTTCCTAATTGATGGAGGTTTCCTATAAAAGGAAGAGGAGCAGGTCCTGGTGGAAGTTTGATcatgtttgaattgttttttgTGCATTTAGAAAGTAGAAAATAGAGAGTGAATGCTAATAGAAATAGAAGAATCATACAACTTAGCAAAAACTCCATCTCTCAGATAACACCTATTCTTATTTTTGTATGCTCTTGTAGTTATTTAGATCACAATACTAAGTCAGCGTGTTTAGATCACAATATATAGAAGAACATGTTGAAATTTCGTATTGCCGTCAGTGTCACTTTCTTGAATTTCACTGCCTTTAATGTTCAAAACAATCTGCTCGtacctttttttctttcttatgagtGCAATTTTCTCATAAGTGTTTTACATTTTATGTTGCTAGTTATGTGGTCATCAGTTCTCTACATATCCCTTTCCATGTCACCGTGTTTTGACATTGTtattgtaaaaacaaagaaaagtagatattattattttgttgtttcCTTGGTTGGACAATTCACCCCAATTGTATCGGAGATTGTTTCTCCTATTCCAGCAAGTGGTACAGAAGCATCTTAAGGAAAATCGAAAAATGCTTTTACAAATTCTGAAATATATTTTTCGGACGCATTCATTATACACCAAATGCATGCGTAAATGAGTCATACTTATCTTTTTGTCAGAATTTTTTTTATGGATATGCACTTTCGTATTCACCCGATACACATCCCATACATTCCTAATTGAgatacactacaagaaaatcaCATTTTAGCAGCAATTATTTAGCGTCGGCCCCGACTCCGACGCTACTTGCGTTGCACTAACGTTGCATATAGCCGTCGCTACTAAGAAAAACaacttgtttatatttttttccatCAGCTCATTGTTAGCGTCGGTCTTGGCCGACGCTACGTCGTGCGAAATAATTCCAGTTCCCCCCACCAGTTTCGTTTGCCtcccttttatttattattttaaaaataattaattaatttttagttaGCGGCGGTCCGGGCCGACGCTAATATTGGTGCGAAATAATTTCAGTTCCCCCCACCAGTTTCGTTTGCCtcccttttatttattattttaaatatttatttaattttctagtTAGCGGCGGTCTTGGCCGACGCTAATATTGGTGCGAAATAATTTCAGTTCCCCCCACCAGTTTCGTTTTGttaaataattttctatttaattatttttaactataaattaaaaaaccactaaaaattatgtatattaaaattaaaatataatttataaaataaaatttaagaattAACAAACTAAAACTACTaaagttaataaattataaattactaaaattaattataaataaaactaaaactactaaattttttacttataaattaaaaattataactaaaaattaatttataaattataattaaaagttaataaaataaaattaatttataaaaacatttataaagTATAACTATAGATTATAACTAAAagtaaatttataattttgaattaaaagttaatttataactaaaaactaaattaataacattaatttaaagttgaattaaaatataatttatataatatttctttaattaaaactaaataatgtaAAACCCAGTTCACCTAAACGCTTCATCGCCTCAGTTTCTTCGTTTCTTCCTCAAAGCTtaagaaaaacaaaaaccctCAGTTTCTTCGTTTCTTCGTTTCTCACCTAAACGCAGAGTTCATCCTCAAAATCGCTTCAGATTCAACGCAGAGTTCATCCTCAAACGCAGGTTTCAGTTCATCGCTTCATATTCATCGCTTTCTCATCGTTTCAGTTCATCGCTTCTCAAAATCGATTTCTCATCGCTTTCTCATCGTTTCAGTTGAATGTGACCGGAGCCGTAACGACGTGACCGGAGTTCAGTTTCTTCCAATCAGCTCACCAGACCCTTCGTTACCTTTCTCTTTTCTCAGGTAATTACATTTCTTCTCTCCCTTAATTCTTTGTTTCAATTAGTTCGGTTTTGATCTGTTGTTTCAATAAGTTGTCTCAATTTGATTCTTCTCAAGGTTTCAATTTATTGTTTTGTTtagtttcaaaataaaatcttgttCACTTTTATTGCTGCAACTCAACACtagtatacaaaatgttttttcAATGAACTGAAATGAAATTTTGAGTTGAGTAATTGTATAATAGAGTGATCAAGATGTTGGTAATGTTAGGGTTTTACCGTTACTTTCACTAGCACCTTCCCGTGTTCTGTAATTGGTTGCTCCAGATTGTTAAAATACTAACATGTTTGAAGGAAAATAGTCAGTTTGAGAAGCTTTTTTTGGTTGCATTTTGAAGCAATTCGATGATGTGTATCACTTTAATACAATGTCTCGATGAGTATCATATGGTTGGCATGTGTTTTGATTTAAGATAAATTGCATTCACTTCTCCTGAGGCTTTCGTTAAGAAAGATTCACACACCCTCTAGTTTGAAGGATTTAACTATCTTCAATAACTTTGACATACTTTTCTACCCTTTATGCCTCTAAAATCAGACTTAAGGAAATGTCACATTTTGTTGTTTCTTTCTCATCACACATGATAATATGAAATGTCATTATGTCACACCTTTCTTCCACTTAGTGGATTATTTGTCCCAACAATGACTGGTTTTATTGGTTGCTGTCATGAGATAAGAAACTATTTGGTGCCGATTTTACTGCTgttatgttattatggttgttgTCATATATCAAAAACCGTGTTAAACCGTCTTTCTAGTGCCGTATTTTACTGTACTTGTGATTCAAAGTCTTTGGTTATAGGCAGTTGCATTATGGAGATAATTTATCAATCAATAGGGATAATTTATCATATAATGGAAATGAAATTAGTTGACACAATGATAGAGCCTTGGTACTCTTTGTTATGGATGTTTTTGCTGATGATAGAATTTGTTGAAAATTATATCACATATTTGAGTGAAGAATAAAGGGGAAAAGGGCTTCCAAGTTCATTGAGATGTTATATTGTTATTTATTGTTTACACTCTACAGGGATTGTTGATTAACCACAATTCATTAATTTGCAACTGGGTTTATTTCATGGCCCTCTAGACCTAAGTATCAGTGGAATTAGAGGTGGCCATGGTTCAGGTCAAGGTGAAAACGGGAACCAAACTAGAAATCAACTCAATATGTAGAAGTAGAACTGAACTGATAACTTTATATCATGAACTGAATTAAACTGATTCTTAAAGTCGGTTCACTATTGTCAACACTTAATACTAATAGAACTGAACTGAACTGATACACTAGATTTTTTATGTGATAGCTTTCTTATGCAGCAAGACTTATTTTACTAAAGAAAAAAGTGAGTTTCTGTTATGTGCTACATCTATTTGTTATATCTTTATAGTTTAGATTCCATGTACATGCACACTATGCTGATATTTCCATATACATGCACACTATGCTGATATATCTCCTTTAATCAAGCCTTTGGCATAGATTCCATGTTCTGTTATGCATTTGAAATAGCCACTGTCCTAGAAGAACtcatcaattgttttgttttccATTCTTGGAGAGCTTGTTTTAGGCCATAGCTAGAGAGTCTTATTAAGTTTTGAAGCCTTGTCTTAGCCCATCGCTTGAAGTTAGTCATAGCTTGTTTGCGCATCTGTCTGGTTTGTGTgcctcaaatatttattttttaaatagcaTTAACCTTGTTATTTTGCTAGATTAGAGCTAtgtatttgacattttttttcaTAGTACATGTTTGTAGTAGTTAGTCTTGTTTAGTTGAATGATAATGCTGATTTAGTATTAGACTATGGTAATACTATACATACAAATCAATATTTCATCAATGAAATTCATTTGACTTAGAGCAGAGTTTGGAACTTGCCAAGTTGTGTCACACTCTGCCTAAGCAATTTCAGTAGCAAGATGGTTGATAGGATTTTTGATTAGATACTGTTTTCTTGGATTTTTTAAGACTAAAATGTTAAATCTAAATTTTCTTCTAGCTCCTGGGTTGGAATATTTGGAATCATTTTAAGACCTATGATAATTTAGGCTTTGAGGCTCCTTTCATTTTGAGCTTGAAGTTAGTCATAGCTACTACTAATGTCACATTCAAATTCTTGCAAGAATACATTTTCAAAAAGTCTTATCTTATGCTATGTAATGGAACCATTCAGTAGGTACTTTACCTTCCAAACCTTCTGACCATATGGTGTGATCATGTTGTTAGAATGACAAAATAATCTCCAAGACTCTGGGTTGAAAATATTTGTATTAGTGATTTGGAAATCACTATGACTGGTGGTTGAATCTTTTTTAATTCTGTTTTACGGCTTTTTTTTATAACGAGTCACATgacttttttaattttgttgtatTATACAAATTgcagtttttgaaaagaatcccTAAATTGGAGTTTCGATTTCTTCCGTCTGAATCGACAAGGACTTCATCATCGTCACGGTTAGATTTCTTATGTTTTAGTTTTGATTCTCTTTACTGCGGTTGATAGTCATTGTTTCTTTGCTACTGTACCATACAAACTTGTATAAGATATTTGACTATGTTTTAGTATGTAGTTTTTTAAATTGCTTTCATGTACAAATTGTGTTGGTTGCGTGTTGTATTCATTTCTGACGCAAATAGGGTTCCCTGGATTTAATCTTTAGTACTTTGAGAAATAGATAAATCTCTTTGGAAAAGATAAACTTATGTTTGTTTTTAATGTAGACAATGGATCGAAGTTGGATGTATGATAGAGTAAACTCCAATAGGTatggtttgaaagatgaatttgTTAGTGGAGTTGAAGATTTTGTTAATAAAGCCATGAATCGACCACAATTTTTAGACGAGGGGGGGATAAGGTGTCCTTGTGTAAAATGCGTCTCCATTCTCTTGAAGACGCCTAATGTGGTCAAACATCACTTGTACAAATATGGTTTTTTGCCCAACTATTATACATGGATTGATCATGGAGAAGCGAATCAAAGTGTGGACATTGATGGTCATTCTAGTAGCGGCGGGAATGCTGGTCGAGATAATACAGGTGATGAAGAACAATttgatgcaatgaatgaaatgatcTCTGATGTTTTCAGGCCATCTGTTAATGCCCCAAATGTGAATGCTGATATGGAAAACGAAATAGTTAGTGAGGGTGAGGTACCAAATGAAAAAGCTCAACAATTTTATGATGAATTGATCTCTGCAAACCAACCGATTTATGAGGGAGCTTCTGAATCCAGACTATCTATTTCAGTTAAGCTGTTGGCTGCCATGTCTAATTGGCATGTTCCTCAAAAGGCCATGGATTTTTTCACCCAAATGCTAATCGACGTTTGTCCAACTAAAGGATGCTTACCTGAAAAATATTACCAAGTGAAAAAGTTGGTGTCAAAGTTAGGATTAGAGGTTGAGAAAATTGATTGTTGTGTGAATGGatgcttattattttttaaagaagaTAGAACTTTAACTCAATGTAGAGTTTGCGGAGCTGCTAGGTATGTTCCACGAAAGTGTGGAATGGGACAATACAAAGATGTGGCAGTGAAGAGAATGTTCTATTTTCCGATCATTCCTAGGTTACAACGACTCTTTGCTTCAAAGGAATCTGCAGCTCAAATGAGATGGCATCGTGAGAACCCCAGCGACCCAAATATTTTACGTCACCCATCTGATGGAAAAGCATGGAAACACTTCGATGAAGTTTATCCCGATTATGCTAGTGACCCAAGAAATGTAAGATTGGGTTTATGTACGGATGGGTTTACCCCTTACATTCAAGCCTCTAGTACTCCATATTCATGTTGGCCGATAATAGTCACACCCTACAATCTCCCTCCCGAAATGTGCATGACCAAACCATACTTGTTCTTGACTTGTCTTGTACCTGGACCGTACAATCCGAAAGCTAAAATAGATGTCTACT
This window encodes:
- the LOC131623892 gene encoding geraniol 8-hydroxylase-like, translated to MEFLLSCMILLFLLAFTLYFLLSKCTKNNSNMIKLPPGPAPLPFIGNLHQLGKKPQKSLAKLAQIHGPLMSLKLGQVTTIVASSPYMAKQILQTHDHALSNRIILNAITVYDHHKYNMAFLPIAPLWRDLRKIFNNELFSNKTLDASKGIRFEKLKEFLNDINQSSLVNEAVNIGNMAFKTAINLLSNTIFSLDLVQSTDSAGDFKELVVNILEESGKPNIADLFPALNMFDFDLQGIKRRNAVYAGKILDIFQRLVNERLKVREVQGFDTNNDMLSNLLNIAQDNSQEMSIAKIPHVSLTLFVAGTDTISSNLEWAMTELLKNEKIMAKAKQELEQIIGKGKPVEESDIGNLPYLQAIIKETFRLHPSVPFLIPRKANQNVKIDGYTIPKDAQIWVNVWAIGRNSSSWEDANMFLPERFLTSKIDAKGHNFELLPFGAGRRICPGIPLASKMLPLMLGSLINCFNWKLEDGMKVEDMNMEDKFGITLPKAQPLRVIPEKICD